The following proteins come from a genomic window of Eubalaena glacialis isolate mEubGla1 chromosome X, mEubGla1.1.hap2.+ XY, whole genome shotgun sequence:
- the PABIR2 gene encoding PABIR family member 2 isoform X5 produces MAQEKMELDFESDTSDGVTLRRSNSAPLIHGLSDLSQVFQPYTFRTRRNSTAIMSRHSLLLSSSPNRIPSGRLHQIKREEGMDMMNRETAHEREVQTAMQISQSWDESLSLSDSDFDKPEKLYSPKRIDFTPVSPAPSPTRGFGKCFSPSLKMFVSSSGLPPSPVPSPRRFSRRSQSPVKCIRPSVLGPLKRKGEMETESQPKRLFQGTTTMLSPEAAQLSDLSSWWCYQGEEIPALTRCVEHLQMNE; encoded by the exons ATGGCTCAGGAGAAAATGGAGCTGGACTTTGAGTCTGACACATCTGATGGGGTCACTCTGAGGAGATCCAACAGCGCTCCCCTGATCCATGGGCTCAG tgaccTTTCCCAGGTTTTTCAACCTTACACGTTTAGAACTCGGAGGAATAGTACAGCCATCATGAGCCGTCACAGCTTG ttGCTGTCATCCTCACCTAATCGGATTCCTAGCGGCAGACTGCATCAAAtcaaaagg GAGGAAGGCATGGATATGATGAACAGAGAAACTGCACATGAAAG agAAGTGCAAACCGCAATGCAGATAAGCCAATCATGGGATGAGAGCTTGAGCCTG AGTGATAGTGATTTTGACAAGCCAGAGAAATTATATTCTCCTAAAAGGATTGACTTCACTCCGGTTTCTCCAGCACCATCACCCACCAGAGGATTTGGAAAG TGTTTTTCACCATCCTTAAAAATGTTTGTGAGCAGCAGCGGACTACCACCAAGTCCCGTTCCTAGTCCAAGACGCTTTTCCAG GAGAAGCCAGAGTCCAGTCAAGTGCATTAGGCCCAGTGTTCTTGGTCCTCTTAAAAGAAAAG GTGAAATGGAGACCGAAAGCCAGCCCAAGAGGCTCTTCCAAGGCACTACCACTATGCTGTCTCCGGAGGCTGCACAATTGTCTGATCTCAGTTCAtg
- the PABIR2 gene encoding PABIR family member 2 isoform X4, producing MAQEKMELDFESDTSDGVTLRRSNSAPLIHGLSDLSQVFQPYTFRTRRNSTAIMSRHSLLLSSSPNRIPSGRLHQIKREEGMDMMNRETAHEREVQTAMQISQSWDESLSLSDSDFDKPEKLYSPKRIDFTPVSPAPSPTRGFGKCFSPSLKMFVSSSGLPPSPVPSPRRFSSRRSQSPVKCIRPSVLGPLKRKGEMETESQPKRLFQGTTTMLSPEAAQLSDLSSWWCYQGEEIPALTRCVEHLQMNE from the exons ATGGCTCAGGAGAAAATGGAGCTGGACTTTGAGTCTGACACATCTGATGGGGTCACTCTGAGGAGATCCAACAGCGCTCCCCTGATCCATGGGCTCAG tgaccTTTCCCAGGTTTTTCAACCTTACACGTTTAGAACTCGGAGGAATAGTACAGCCATCATGAGCCGTCACAGCTTG ttGCTGTCATCCTCACCTAATCGGATTCCTAGCGGCAGACTGCATCAAAtcaaaagg GAGGAAGGCATGGATATGATGAACAGAGAAACTGCACATGAAAG agAAGTGCAAACCGCAATGCAGATAAGCCAATCATGGGATGAGAGCTTGAGCCTG AGTGATAGTGATTTTGACAAGCCAGAGAAATTATATTCTCCTAAAAGGATTGACTTCACTCCGGTTTCTCCAGCACCATCACCCACCAGAGGATTTGGAAAG TGTTTTTCACCATCCTTAAAAATGTTTGTGAGCAGCAGCGGACTACCACCAAGTCCCGTTCCTAGTCCAAGACGCTTTTCCAG cAGGAGAAGCCAGAGTCCAGTCAAGTGCATTAGGCCCAGTGTTCTTGGTCCTCTTAAAAGAAAAG GTGAAATGGAGACCGAAAGCCAGCCCAAGAGGCTCTTCCAAGGCACTACCACTATGCTGTCTCCGGAGGCTGCACAATTGTCTGATCTCAGTTCAtg